From a region of the Actinomadura luzonensis genome:
- a CDS encoding HEPN domain-containing protein, with protein sequence MIIRSAVSFTVPRHPLAQVQAIFESIEFYASGATVPELFSKADRRKLRRVLPDSLSNMQRKRIEQLMGDLNSPPLRLRLARVMDDDSVPITSEELDLLWKLRQLRNDVVHGRRSDLPAAEDVEYGISLVARMLVHRVAKISSDPARASRVRP encoded by the coding sequence GCTCAGGTGCAGGCGATCTTTGAGTCCATAGAGTTCTACGCTTCTGGCGCTACTGTGCCTGAGCTGTTCTCGAAGGCAGACAGACGGAAGTTGAGAAGAGTGCTTCCCGACTCTCTGTCAAATATGCAAAGGAAGCGAATTGAACAGCTCATGGGCGATCTAAACAGCCCGCCACTACGCTTGCGCTTAGCGCGTGTGATGGATGATGACAGCGTTCCGATCACCAGCGAGGAGTTGGATTTGCTGTGGAAGCTTAGGCAATTACGGAATGATGTCGTTCACGGGCGAAGAAGCGATCTGCCGGCTGCGGAGGACGTGGAGTACGGGATCAGCCTTGTTGCGCGCATGCTTGTCCACAGAGTTGCGAAGATCAGCAGTGATCCGGCCCGGGCATCAAGGGTGCGTCCCTGA